One window of Mesorhizobium sp. PAMC28654 genomic DNA carries:
- the rimP gene encoding ribosome maturation factor RimP, protein MTATTIEGDDRIIRESGIDARIALIVQPVLRGIGFRLVRVHLSGQNGLTLQIMAEREDGTMTVEDCEEVSRAVSPALDVDDPIEKAYHLEVSSPGIDRPLVRKSDFVAWTGHLVKIETSILVADRKRFKGKIAEAGEDDVLIERDVAAYGQEPTVRVPYDAIADVRLILTDDLIRDALSKDNRDRKEAKKRRGEPDDAPEGAEDETEQEL, encoded by the coding sequence ATGACTGCAACGACAATCGAGGGCGACGACCGTATCATCCGTGAAAGCGGTATCGATGCGCGCATCGCGCTGATCGTGCAGCCGGTGCTGCGCGGTATCGGTTTCCGCCTCGTGCGGGTGCATCTGTCCGGGCAGAACGGCCTGACATTGCAGATCATGGCCGAGCGCGAAGACGGCACCATGACGGTCGAGGATTGCGAAGAGGTTAGCCGCGCGGTGTCGCCGGCGCTCGACGTCGATGACCCGATCGAAAAGGCGTATCATCTTGAAGTGTCGTCGCCGGGCATCGACCGGCCGCTGGTTCGCAAGTCGGATTTCGTGGCCTGGACGGGCCATCTGGTGAAGATTGAGACATCGATACTCGTTGCCGACCGCAAGCGGTTCAAGGGCAAGATCGCCGAAGCCGGTGAAGACGATGTGCTCATCGAGCGTGACGTGGCGGCCTATGGCCAGGAGCCGACGGTGCGCGTGCCCTATGATGCGATCGCCGACGTAAGGCTGATCCTGACCGATGATCTCATTCGCGATGCGTTGTCGAAGGACAACAGGGACCGCAAGGAGGCGAAGAAACGCCGCGGCGAACCTGATGACGCACCCGAGGGTGCGGAAGACGAAACCGAACAGGAACTGTGA
- the trmB gene encoding tRNA (guanine(46)-N(7))-methyltransferase TrmB — MDPKDRPSRATEAFFGRRRGKAMRPQQAAALESGFTKYRLDLTTESPRDPRGLFEVDVAAVRLEIGFGGGEHLLHRASESPATGFIGVEPFVNGMAKMMMAVKERPLANLRVYDDDATRLLDWLPENSLDGIDLLYPDPWPKKKHWKRRFVSPVNLDRFARVLKRGGRFRFASDIDTYVNWTLLHCRTHGGFAWQAADAADWHRPYEGWPGTRYEAKAIREQRRPAYLTFLRT; from the coding sequence ATGGATCCGAAGGACAGACCAAGCCGCGCGACCGAAGCTTTTTTCGGCCGCCGGCGCGGCAAGGCCATGCGCCCGCAGCAGGCTGCGGCGCTGGAAAGCGGATTCACGAAATACCGGCTCGACCTGACGACGGAATCGCCCCGAGACCCGCGCGGACTGTTCGAAGTCGATGTCGCCGCCGTGCGCCTTGAAATCGGCTTCGGCGGTGGCGAGCACCTGCTGCACCGCGCCAGCGAATCTCCGGCGACCGGGTTCATCGGCGTCGAGCCCTTCGTCAACGGCATGGCCAAGATGATGATGGCGGTCAAGGAAAGGCCGCTTGCCAATCTTCGCGTCTATGACGACGACGCCACGCGCTTGCTCGACTGGCTTCCGGAGAACTCGCTCGACGGTATCGATCTTCTCTACCCGGACCCGTGGCCGAAGAAAAAGCACTGGAAGCGCCGCTTCGTCAGCCCGGTCAATCTCGACCGTTTCGCGCGCGTGCTGAAGCGCGGCGGAAGATTCCGTTTCGCGTCGGATATCGACACTTATGTGAACTGGACGCTGCTGCATTGTCGCACGCATGGCGGCTTTGCCTGGCAGGCGGCGGACGCGGCGGACTGGCATCGGCCTTACGAAGGCTGGCCGGGGACGCGCTATGAGGCCAAGGCCATCCGCGAGCAGCGCCGTCCCGCCTATCTGACCTTCCTTCGCACCTGA
- the metK gene encoding methionine adenosyltransferase, translating into MTRQNYFFTSESVAEGHPDKVCDRISDEIVDLVYREAKKTGMDPWKVRVACETLATTNRVVIAGEVRVPDTLLKKDKQGNILKDAAGHSVVNPAKFKSVARKAIREIGYEQAGFHWKTAKIEVLLHGQSPDIGQGVDNAADRQGEEGAGDQGIMFGYACRETPDLMPAPIYYSHKILELLAAARHENNGEAGKLGPDAKSQVTVRYIDGKAAEATQIVLSTQHLDASWDSKKVRTVVEPYIREALGDLKIADNCMWYINPTGKFVIGGPDGDAGLTGRKIIVDTYGGAAPHGGGAFSGKDTTKVDRSAAYAARYLAKNVVAAKLADRCTIQLSYAIGVAQPLSVYVDLHGTGKVDEAKLEEALRTVMDLSPSGIRRHLDLNKPIYAKTSSYGHFGRKAGRDGSFSWEKTDLAKALKDAVAA; encoded by the coding sequence GTGACGCGGCAGAATTACTTCTTTACCTCGGAATCCGTTGCCGAGGGCCATCCCGACAAAGTCTGTGACCGTATCTCCGACGAGATCGTCGATCTGGTCTATCGCGAGGCCAAGAAGACCGGCATGGACCCATGGAAGGTCCGCGTCGCCTGCGAGACGCTGGCAACCACAAACCGCGTCGTCATCGCTGGTGAGGTGCGCGTCCCCGACACGCTGCTCAAGAAGGATAAGCAAGGCAACATCCTCAAGGATGCAGCCGGACATTCGGTCGTCAATCCGGCCAAGTTCAAGTCGGTTGCCCGCAAGGCGATCCGCGAAATCGGCTACGAGCAGGCCGGCTTCCACTGGAAGACCGCCAAGATCGAGGTTCTGCTGCACGGTCAGTCGCCAGACATCGGCCAGGGCGTCGACAATGCCGCCGACCGTCAGGGCGAGGAAGGTGCTGGCGACCAGGGCATCATGTTCGGCTATGCCTGCCGCGAGACGCCGGACCTGATGCCGGCTCCGATCTACTACAGCCACAAGATCCTCGAACTGCTGGCCGCTGCCCGTCACGAGAACAATGGCGAGGCCGGCAAGCTCGGCCCGGACGCCAAGAGCCAGGTCACAGTCCGCTACATCGACGGCAAGGCCGCCGAGGCGACGCAGATCGTGCTGTCGACCCAGCATCTCGATGCGAGCTGGGATTCCAAGAAGGTCCGTACCGTCGTCGAGCCCTATATCCGCGAGGCGCTGGGTGACCTGAAGATCGCCGACAATTGCATGTGGTACATCAATCCGACCGGCAAGTTCGTCATCGGTGGGCCCGACGGCGACGCCGGGCTGACCGGCCGCAAGATCATCGTCGACACCTATGGTGGCGCGGCACCGCATGGCGGCGGCGCCTTCTCCGGCAAGGACACCACCAAGGTCGATCGTTCGGCGGCCTATGCGGCGCGCTATCTCGCCAAGAATGTGGTGGCGGCGAAGCTTGCCGACCGCTGCACCATCCAGCTTTCCTACGCCATCGGCGTTGCCCAGCCTCTGTCGGTTTACGTCGACCTGCATGGCACCGGCAAGGTCGACGAAGCCAAGCTCGAGGAAGCGTTGCGCACAGTGATGGACCTGTCGCCATCCGGCATCCGCCGTCATCTCGACCTCAACAAGCCGATCTACGCCAAGACATCGTCCTACGGCCATTTCGGCCGCAAGGCCGGTCGCGATGGGTCTTTCTCGTGGGAAAAGACCGATCTCGCCAAGGCGCTCAAGGACGCTGTCGCCGCCTGA
- a CDS encoding helix-turn-helix domain-containing protein produces MIEDNKKKPNPIDIHVGSRIRLRRNMLGMSQEKLGENLGITFQQIQKYEKGTNRVGASRLQAIASILGVPVAFFFEDAPGQEASGNRGFAEDSSMSFAVEFCGSPEGLQLNRAFVKITDMKVRRKIIELVKSLSSDDPE; encoded by the coding sequence ATGATAGAAGACAACAAGAAGAAACCGAATCCGATCGACATCCACGTTGGAAGTCGCATCCGGCTTCGCCGCAATATGCTGGGAATGAGCCAGGAAAAGCTGGGCGAAAATCTCGGCATCACATTTCAACAGATCCAGAAATATGAAAAGGGCACCAACCGCGTTGGCGCCAGCCGTCTCCAGGCGATTGCCTCCATACTGGGAGTGCCTGTCGCCTTTTTCTTCGAGGATGCGCCGGGCCAGGAGGCCAGCGGCAATCGCGGATTTGCCGAGGATTCATCGATGTCTTTCGCCGTGGAGTTCTGCGGCAGTCCGGAAGGCCTTCAGCTCAACCGGGCTTTCGTCAAGATCACCGACATGAAGGTACGCCGCAAGATCATCGAGCTTGTGAAATCGCTTTCCTCCGACGATCCGGAATGA
- the lnt gene encoding apolipoprotein N-acyltransferase: MERLAGRIILLWGWRRALVAFLAGALAVLGQAPYDFFAACFISFPLLVWLLDGATSEAPGSLFRRLRPAFAVGWWFGFGYFLAGLWWIGSALLVEADTFAWALPLAVVGIPFALAFFYGFAAMVARLLWSNDIGRIAALGFAFGLAEWLRGFLFTGFPWNAVGYAAMPVPLLMQSVSVTGMIGMNALAVFVFALPALLAARRHLRLGAALLVALVAADVGFGYFRLNAPVEPATSTIDVRIVQPDVDLSEKWDASVRDRIFATMMGLSAKAPEPGHAKPQLILWPETSVPFLFTERPDALTALGEMLAGGQMLIAGIVREEGSSVNADSRYYNSVVAINDKGEIVDAVDKVHLVPFGEYLPFSGLLGRFGLDQLVAGPTNFAAGNERHAITVPGGIRALPFICYEVIFPELVAVDAASAQLIVNVTNDAWFGDTPGPYQHFRQAQIRAVENGLPLLRAANNGISAVVDPRGRIVDALAIDARGAIDARVPISGQAVISSGQRRINGTLIMLLFALFACVSNVRQRLRAN, translated from the coding sequence ATGGAGCGCCTTGCCGGCCGGATAATTCTGCTTTGGGGTTGGCGGCGCGCGCTCGTGGCGTTTCTCGCCGGGGCGCTGGCGGTTCTTGGCCAGGCACCCTACGATTTCTTCGCGGCCTGTTTCATCTCGTTTCCGCTTCTGGTCTGGCTTCTCGATGGAGCGACCAGCGAGGCTCCCGGCAGTCTATTCCGGCGCCTGCGGCCGGCATTCGCCGTGGGCTGGTGGTTCGGCTTCGGTTATTTTCTTGCCGGCCTTTGGTGGATAGGCTCGGCGCTTCTGGTCGAGGCGGACACCTTCGCCTGGGCCTTGCCGCTGGCGGTGGTCGGCATCCCGTTCGCGCTCGCTTTCTTCTATGGCTTCGCGGCAATGGTCGCCCGGCTGCTGTGGAGCAACGACATCGGCCGCATCGCTGCCCTTGGCTTCGCTTTCGGCCTGGCGGAATGGTTGCGTGGTTTCCTGTTCACTGGTTTTCCATGGAATGCCGTCGGCTACGCGGCCATGCCCGTGCCCCTGCTGATGCAGAGCGTGTCGGTGACCGGCATGATCGGCATGAATGCGCTCGCGGTCTTCGTCTTCGCGCTGCCGGCGCTGCTGGCGGCCCGCCGCCATCTTCGCCTCGGCGCGGCATTGCTCGTCGCGCTCGTCGCAGCTGATGTCGGCTTCGGTTACTTCCGCCTCAACGCCCCGGTCGAGCCGGCAACCAGCACAATCGATGTCCGCATCGTGCAGCCGGACGTCGATCTCTCGGAGAAGTGGGATGCCTCGGTGCGCGACCGTATCTTCGCCACCATGATGGGTCTTTCCGCCAAGGCGCCCGAGCCCGGCCACGCCAAGCCGCAGCTCATCCTGTGGCCGGAAACCTCGGTGCCGTTCCTGTTCACCGAACGTCCCGATGCGCTGACAGCGCTGGGCGAGATGCTCGCCGGCGGCCAGATGCTGATTGCGGGCATCGTTCGTGAGGAAGGCTCCTCGGTGAATGCCGACAGCCGCTACTACAATTCCGTGGTCGCGATCAATGACAAGGGAGAGATCGTCGACGCTGTCGATAAAGTCCATCTCGTGCCCTTTGGCGAGTATCTGCCTTTTTCCGGGCTGCTCGGCCGTTTCGGCCTTGACCAACTCGTTGCCGGGCCGACGAATTTCGCCGCCGGCAATGAACGGCATGCGATCACCGTGCCCGGCGGCATCCGCGCGCTGCCCTTTATTTGCTACGAGGTGATCTTTCCCGAACTGGTGGCAGTTGACGCTGCGTCAGCACAGCTTATTGTGAACGTCACAAATGACGCATGGTTTGGCGACACGCCGGGTCCGTACCAGCATTTCAGGCAGGCGCAGATTCGTGCGGTGGAAAACGGGCTGCCCCTTTTGCGCGCGGCTAACAACGGTATTTCCGCGGTTGTCGATCCACGCGGGCGCATCGTCGACGCATTGGCGATCGACGCGCGCGGAGCCATAGACGCACGTGTGCCGATTTCCGGGCAGGCTGTCATCTCCTCCGGTCAACGGCGCATTAACGGAACGCTGATCATGTTGTTGTTTGCCCTCTTCGCATGCGTGTCGAATGTAAGGCAAAGGCTACGGGCGAATTGA
- a CDS encoding VOC family protein, which yields MTVDDPFNHATLGSGVFYKDPWAALAWLEAAFGFERSMVVSDPTGKLVHSEMRFGDSYIIVDSEWADHIASPASVAGKNTQSVYVRLKDGLDAHCEHARAKGAEIIQEPADQFYGERQYRARDHEGHVWTFTQTHRSVSREEAERLGGLRIEGWHR from the coding sequence ATGACGGTCGACGATCCGTTCAACCACGCAACCCTGGGTTCCGGGGTGTTCTACAAGGATCCCTGGGCCGCCTTGGCCTGGCTTGAGGCGGCTTTCGGCTTCGAGCGCAGCATGGTGGTCAGCGATCCCACCGGCAAGCTTGTTCATTCCGAGATGCGGTTCGGCGACAGCTATATCATCGTCGATTCCGAATGGGCGGATCATATCGCCAGTCCGGCATCGGTGGCGGGCAAGAACACGCAATCGGTCTATGTCCGCCTCAAGGATGGCCTGGACGCTCATTGCGAGCACGCCAGGGCCAAGGGCGCTGAGATCATCCAGGAGCCTGCCGACCAGTTCTACGGCGAACGTCAGTATCGGGCGCGGGATCACGAAGGCCATGTCTGGACCTTCACGCAGACCCACCGTTCCGTTTCGCGCGAGGAAGCTGAACGGCTCGGCGGCTTACGGATAGAGGGTTGGCATCGATAG
- a CDS encoding hemolysin family protein → MNDKPETAARPDAGSPTKASDTSEEGSSPSTISGSVASEHSPAGPSLFNRIVGLFRQRNGTSLREEIAGALAETTSDAESFSPGERAMLNNILRLREVRVEDVMVPRADIEAVEINTTLGDLLGVFEQSGHSRMPVYSETLDDPRGMVHIRDVLAHITKIARVKKGRTTRKAPAIPLLDLAQVDLARTIGDLNLIRPVLFVPPSMLASDLMGRMQTTRTQMALVIDEYGGTDGLASLEDIVEMVVGDIEDEHDEDEPMITQSGDGVFVVDGKAEIDDVAKMIGEEFAAGEHGEYVDTIGGMIFNTLGRVPARGEVVQAIPGFEFHVLDADPRRVKRVRIVHSQKAERRRRAARTEQA, encoded by the coding sequence ATGAACGACAAACCTGAAACTGCCGCCCGCCCCGACGCCGGCAGTCCGACCAAGGCTTCCGATACGTCGGAAGAGGGATCAAGTCCGAGTACCATTTCCGGCAGCGTCGCCAGCGAGCACTCGCCTGCCGGGCCCTCTTTGTTCAACCGTATTGTCGGGCTGTTCAGGCAGCGCAATGGAACCAGCCTGCGCGAGGAAATCGCCGGTGCCCTTGCCGAGACGACCAGCGACGCCGAGTCCTTCTCGCCTGGCGAGCGCGCCATGCTCAACAACATCCTGCGCTTGCGCGAGGTGCGCGTCGAGGATGTCATGGTGCCGCGTGCCGACATCGAGGCGGTCGAGATCAACACGACGCTGGGTGACCTTCTCGGCGTGTTCGAGCAGTCCGGTCATTCCCGCATGCCCGTCTATTCCGAGACTCTCGACGACCCGCGCGGCATGGTCCACATCCGCGACGTGCTGGCGCACATCACCAAGATCGCCCGCGTCAAGAAGGGCAGGACGACACGCAAAGCGCCGGCCATCCCGCTTCTCGATCTCGCCCAGGTCGATCTCGCCCGCACGATCGGTGATTTGAACCTCATCCGCCCGGTGCTATTCGTCCCGCCGTCGATGCTTGCCTCCGATCTCATGGGGCGCATGCAGACGACGCGCACCCAGATGGCGCTGGTCATCGACGAATATGGCGGAACCGATGGTCTCGCCTCGCTCGAGGATATCGTCGAGATGGTCGTCGGCGACATCGAGGACGAGCATGACGAAGACGAGCCGATGATCACCCAGAGCGGCGACGGCGTGTTCGTGGTCGACGGCAAGGCCGAGATCGACGATGTCGCCAAGATGATCGGCGAGGAATTCGCGGCCGGCGAACATGGCGAATATGTCGACACGATCGGCGGCATGATCTTCAACACGCTTGGCCGCGTTCCGGCGCGCGGCGAAGTCGTTCAGGCCATACCCGGCTTCGAGTTCCACGTGCTCGACGCCGATCCGCGCCGCGTCAAGCGGGTGCGCATCGTGCACAGCCAGAAGGCGGAGCGCCGCCGGCGCGCCGCCCGCACCGAGCAGGCCTGA
- the ybeY gene encoding rRNA maturation RNase YbeY, producing the protein MPENTKPADGDFSVPVDIDLMLEAGSWPDEARLSLLVDRAVVAAFAETGTKGHSELSIVFSDDAHIRTLNADWRGKDKPTNVLSFPAFPLAKGGPLPPMLGDIVLAAETVAREAALEDKPLENHITHLVVHGLLHLMGYDHETDAEAEEMEAIERAALARLAIPDPYA; encoded by the coding sequence ATGCCTGAAAACACAAAGCCGGCCGACGGGGATTTTTCGGTTCCCGTCGACATCGATCTGATGCTCGAAGCGGGAAGCTGGCCGGATGAAGCCCGGCTCTCGCTGCTTGTCGACCGTGCCGTCGTTGCCGCCTTCGCCGAAACCGGTACGAAGGGGCATTCCGAACTCAGCATCGTTTTTTCCGACGATGCCCATATCCGTACCCTCAACGCCGACTGGCGCGGCAAGGACAAGCCCACCAACGTATTGTCTTTCCCCGCCTTTCCGCTCGCCAAGGGCGGTCCGTTGCCGCCGATGCTGGGCGATATCGTGCTGGCCGCCGAGACGGTCGCGCGCGAAGCGGCACTGGAAGACAAGCCGCTGGAGAACCATATCACCCACCTCGTTGTCCATGGCCTGCTGCATTTGATGGGCTATGATCACGAGACCGACGCCGAGGCGGAGGAGATGGAAGCCATTGAGCGTGCGGCGCTCGCAAGGCTTGCCATTCCTGATCCCTACGCGTAA
- a CDS encoding PhoH family protein, translated as MAHIVLTFDNNKLASALYGQFDENLARLEQKLGVDIRSRGNQLTIKGSASAAEQARRALDNLYGILQKGVDIGQSDVDGAVRMAIAADDQLTLPTLERKGKVSAAQIATRKKTIYARSLNQDAYMRALERSELVFGIGPAGTGKTYLAVAHAAMLLERGMVERIILSRPAVEAGERLGFLPGDMKEKVDPYLRPLYDALYDMMPADKVERAIAAEVIEIAPLAFMRGRTLAHAAVILDEAQNTTPMQMKMFLTRLGENSRMIVTGDPTQIDLPSNTKSGLVEALRVLDGVAGAVTVRFNDGDVVRHPLVAEIVRAYDRDAKLARGLGAES; from the coding sequence ATGGCGCACATCGTACTGACCTTCGACAACAACAAGCTTGCCAGCGCCCTTTACGGACAGTTCGACGAGAATCTCGCCAGGCTCGAGCAGAAGCTTGGCGTCGATATCCGTTCGCGCGGCAATCAGTTGACCATCAAGGGCTCCGCCTCGGCCGCCGAGCAGGCACGCCGGGCGTTGGATAATCTCTATGGCATTCTCCAGAAGGGTGTGGATATCGGCCAGTCCGATGTCGACGGCGCCGTGCGCATGGCGATTGCCGCCGATGACCAGCTGACGCTGCCGACGCTGGAACGCAAGGGCAAGGTGTCCGCCGCCCAGATCGCCACGCGCAAGAAGACGATCTATGCCCGCTCGCTCAACCAGGACGCCTATATGCGCGCGCTGGAGCGGTCCGAGCTTGTTTTCGGCATCGGCCCGGCCGGCACCGGCAAGACCTATCTGGCGGTGGCGCATGCGGCGATGCTGCTGGAGCGCGGCATGGTCGAGCGCATCATCCTGTCGCGACCCGCCGTCGAGGCGGGTGAGCGGCTGGGTTTCCTGCCCGGCGACATGAAGGAGAAGGTCGATCCCTATCTGCGGCCGCTCTATGACGCGCTCTACGACATGATGCCGGCCGACAAGGTCGAGCGGGCCATTGCCGCCGAGGTCATCGAGATCGCGCCCCTGGCCTTCATGCGCGGCCGCACCCTGGCGCATGCCGCGGTCATCCTCGACGAGGCGCAGAACACCACGCCGATGCAGATGAAGATGTTCCTGACGCGTCTCGGCGAGAACTCGCGCATGATCGTCACCGGTGACCCCACCCAGATCGACCTTCCCTCGAACACCAAATCGGGCTTGGTCGAAGCGCTGCGTGTCCTGGACGGCGTGGCCGGCGCGGTGACCGTGCGGTTCAACGACGGCGATGTGGTCCGCCATCCGCTGGTGGCCGAAATCGTCCGGGCCTATGACCGGGACGCCAAGCTGGCGCGCGGCCTGGGCGCCGAGAGCTGA
- the miaB gene encoding tRNA (N6-isopentenyl adenosine(37)-C2)-methylthiotransferase MiaB gives MDLNTIERDGIDPTAAPSAAIRKVFIKTYGCQMNVYDSQRMTDALAADGYAATDVIDEADLVLLNTCHIRKKAAEKVYSELGRIRDMKAERALVGRDMLIGVAGCVAQAEGAEILRRSPSVDLVIGPQTYHRLPDVLARVRGGEKIVETEYAIEDKFEHLPHPKRAEVIKRGVTAFLTVQEGCDKFCTFCVVPYTRGSEVSRPVAQIVAEAERLAEAGVREVTLLGQNVNAWHGKGDNSEEWGLGRLLFRLAEIPGLARLRYTTSHPRDMDDELIAAHRDLPALMPYLHLPVQSGSDRILKAMNRRHTARDYLSLLDRIRAARPDIALSGDFIVGFPGETEADFEATMQLVRDVGYASAFSFKYSPRPGTPGADMPDHVPEAVKDERLQRLQALLVKQQQDFGSSLIGRTIDTLIEKPGRQAGQKVGRSPWLQPVIVDEKAGEIGDIIQVRITKTGYNSLFAELA, from the coding sequence ATGGATTTGAACACGATAGAACGGGACGGCATCGACCCCACGGCAGCGCCGTCCGCGGCGATCAGGAAGGTCTTCATCAAGACCTATGGTTGCCAGATGAATGTCTACGATTCGCAGCGCATGACCGATGCGCTGGCGGCCGATGGTTATGCGGCGACCGATGTGATCGACGAAGCCGACTTGGTGTTGCTCAACACCTGCCATATCCGCAAGAAAGCCGCCGAAAAGGTCTATTCCGAACTCGGCCGTATCCGCGACATGAAAGCCGAGCGGGCCCTGGTGGGCCGCGATATGCTGATTGGCGTTGCCGGCTGCGTGGCGCAGGCGGAGGGAGCCGAGATCCTCAGGCGCTCGCCCTCCGTCGACCTGGTCATCGGCCCGCAGACTTATCACCGGCTTCCCGATGTGCTGGCGCGGGTGCGTGGTGGCGAAAAGATCGTCGAGACCGAATACGCTATCGAAGACAAGTTCGAGCACCTGCCGCACCCGAAGCGCGCCGAGGTCATCAAGCGCGGCGTGACCGCGTTCCTGACCGTGCAGGAAGGCTGCGACAAGTTCTGCACGTTCTGCGTCGTTCCCTATACGCGCGGCTCGGAAGTCTCGCGCCCGGTGGCACAGATCGTCGCCGAGGCGGAGCGCCTGGCCGAGGCCGGCGTGCGCGAGGTGACGCTGCTTGGCCAGAACGTCAATGCCTGGCATGGCAAGGGTGACAATAGCGAGGAATGGGGCCTTGGCCGCTTGCTGTTCCGGCTGGCCGAGATTCCCGGCCTTGCGCGGCTGCGCTACACCACCAGCCACCCGCGCGACATGGACGACGAACTGATTGCAGCGCATCGCGACCTGCCGGCGCTGATGCCCTATCTGCACCTGCCGGTACAGTCGGGCTCGGATCGTATCCTCAAGGCTATGAACCGCAGGCACACGGCCAGGGATTACCTGTCGCTGCTCGACCGCATCCGCGCGGCACGACCCGATATCGCGCTTTCGGGCGATTTCATCGTCGGCTTTCCCGGCGAGACCGAGGCCGATTTCGAAGCGACGATGCAACTTGTCCGCGATGTCGGCTACGCCTCGGCCTTCTCGTTCAAATACTCGCCGCGCCCCGGCACGCCGGGCGCCGACATGCCCGATCACGTGCCGGAGGCCGTCAAGGACGAACGTCTGCAGCGGCTGCAGGCGCTGCTTGTGAAGCAGCAGCAGGATTTCGGCTCGAGCCTGATCGGCAGGACCATCGATACGCTGATTGAGAAGCCGGGCCGTCAGGCCGGCCAGAAGGTCGGCCGCTCGCCTTGGCTGCAGCCGGTTATTGTTGATGAAAAGGCCGGTGAGATCGGCGACATTATCCAGGTGCGAATCACGAAGACGGGTTACAATAGCCTGTTCGCCGAATTGGCCTGA
- a CDS encoding lysophospholipid acyltransferase family protein, whose amino-acid sequence MIKKIRIFLALALVVASSLVLVPLQMLSMKTGLWPETFILKIWHRIILRALGMRVHVKGTLSSQRPLLVAANHISWTDIMVLGSMVDVKFIARADMAGWPLIGMLSKLQRTVFIERERKRSSGEQASEIANRMAKGDAMVLFAEGSTADGNVVLPFKSTLFGAASMAISEGAAQTVFIQPVAIVYTRLHGVPLGRRHRPIAAWIGDEDLMPHLKVLMSEGALDVEVHFGEPVAFSKGSNRKETAKLMEREVRAMMQAALADPRPSR is encoded by the coding sequence ATGATCAAGAAAATCAGGATTTTCCTGGCGCTGGCCCTCGTTGTCGCCAGTTCCCTGGTTCTCGTGCCGCTGCAGATGCTGTCGATGAAGACCGGGCTCTGGCCCGAGACATTCATCCTCAAGATCTGGCACCGGATAATCCTCAGGGCTCTGGGCATGCGCGTTCATGTCAAGGGGACGCTGTCCAGCCAGCGCCCGTTGCTGGTCGCGGCAAATCATATCTCCTGGACCGACATCATGGTTCTCGGCTCCATGGTCGATGTGAAGTTCATCGCCAGGGCCGATATGGCCGGCTGGCCGTTGATCGGCATGTTGTCGAAGCTGCAGCGCACCGTCTTCATCGAGCGCGAGCGCAAGCGTTCGTCGGGTGAGCAGGCGAGTGAGATCGCCAACCGCATGGCCAAGGGCGATGCCATGGTGCTGTTCGCCGAAGGCTCGACGGCCGACGGCAACGTCGTCCTGCCGTTCAAGAGCACGCTGTTCGGCGCCGCCTCCATGGCGATTTCGGAAGGCGCGGCGCAAACCGTCTTCATCCAGCCGGTGGCGATCGTCTACACAAGGTTGCATGGCGTGCCGCTTGGCCGCCGGCACCGGCCGATTGCCGCCTGGATCGGCGATGAGGATCTGATGCCGCATCTCAAGGTATTGATGTCGGAGGGGGCTCTCGACGTCGAGGTTCACTTTGGCGAGCCAGTTGCCTTCTCCAAGGGTTCGAACCGCAAGGAAACCGCGAAACTGATGGAACGTGAGGTACGCGCAATGATGCAGGCCGCGCTCGCCGATCCTCGCCCAAGCCGTTAG
- the rimI gene encoding ribosomal protein S18-alanine N-acetyltransferase, whose product MRIPFLQPRRRDYALEPLRIADSPAISALHREDFVRPWTDGEFAALLEQNTVFGYAARETGQGAKPPVGFVLARLAAGEGEILTVAVARSHRRQGLGWQLMDAVLRELHGQRAEALFLEVDETNVAAVALYRRLGFREVGKRPNYYKSPEHGPTGALVMRRDLR is encoded by the coding sequence ATGCGCATTCCCTTCCTCCAGCCGCGTCGCAGGGACTATGCGCTCGAGCCGCTGAGAATTGCCGATAGCCCGGCCATTTCCGCCTTGCATCGCGAGGATTTCGTGCGGCCCTGGACCGACGGCGAATTCGCCGCGCTGCTCGAACAGAATACGGTGTTTGGTTATGCCGCGCGCGAGACCGGGCAGGGCGCCAAGCCGCCGGTCGGTTTCGTGCTGGCGCGGCTGGCTGCTGGCGAGGGTGAGATCCTGACAGTCGCGGTGGCGCGCTCGCACCGCCGGCAGGGGCTTGGCTGGCAATTGATGGATGCCGTGCTGCGTGAACTGCATGGGCAACGCGCGGAGGCGCTTTTCCTCGAAGTAGACGAGACCAATGTGGCGGCTGTAGCGCTTTACCGGCGGCTGGGCTTCCGCGAGGTCGGCAAGCGCCCGAATTACTACAAGTCGCCTGAACACGGCCCGACTGGCGCGCTTGTCATGCGCCGCGATCTTCGCTAG